In the genome of Fusarium fujikuroi IMI 58289 draft genome, chromosome FFUJ_chr02, one region contains:
- a CDS encoding related to acetyltransferase, which translates to MGSMEKKKNNEFASAARDMIFSGGVFENLENDDSDGAIDDGDADEDMVNSKRNFCQMRIQKRNSEAGLLKKVIPFHWAPMLSPLTENDIDTCVTLENVALSEARYRSTREKASHDIWIEYRIRKSGVCYGLFNTVRPSDVKKISLTTMQHSRPVESGRCDGAKHVMFAHVLATLGTHPVVTDADMAMPENWRDSKASKGSPLGHQSSGRTICLHSFIVCPEVQGVGIGKTVMKSYLELMNVSGMADRVAIICQPYAIQFYKCFGFKDLGPSTEALAGQGWHAMVLELRGPTRKTKEEPTRRNKEGDSPTSKAKKSPS; encoded by the exons ATGGGAAGcatggaaaagaagaagaacaatgAATTCGCTTCTGCCGCCAGAGATATGATCTTCTCCGGCGGCGTATTCGAAAACCTGGAGAACGACGATTCTGACGGCGCCATCGACGACGGAGACGCAGATGAGGACATGGTCAATTCAAAAAGAAACTTCTGTCAAATGAGAATCCAGAAGAGGAACTCAGAAGCTGGCCTTCTGAAGAAGGTCATTCCCTTTCACTGGGCTCCTATGCTCTCGCCCCTGACCGAGAACGATATCGATACATGCGTTACTCTTGAAAATGTCGCACTTTCAGAAGCGAGGTATAGATCAACACGTGAAAAGGCAAGTCATGATATATGG ATCGAATATCGTATTCGGAAATCAGGGGTCTGCTACGGTTTGTTCAATACCGTGAGGCCAAGCGATGTTAAGAAGATCTCTCTCACAACGATGCAACACAGTCGGCCAGTCGAGTCAGGACGATGCGATGGAGCCAAACATGTCATGTTTGCGCACGTCCTTGCAACACTTGGAACCCACCCAGTCGTAACTGATGCCGACATGGCCATGCCCGAGAACTGGAGAGACTCGAAAGCAAGCAAAGGTTCACCTCTAGGCCATCAATCTTCTGGGAGAACAATCTGTCTCCATTCTTTCATCGTGTGTCCAGAGGTCCAGGGAGTTGGCATCGGAAAAACGGTGATGAAGTCATATCTCGAGCTTATGAATGTATCTGGAATGGCTGATCGAGTTGCCATAATTTGCCAACCG TACGCGATCCAATTCTATAAGTGCTTTGGATTCAAAGACCTTGGACCAAGCACAGAAGCCCTTGCTGGTCAAGGCTGGCATGCCATG GTGCTTGAACTCCGTGGTCCTACGAgaaagaccaaggaggaaCCCACACGGAGGAACAAGGAAGGGGActctccaacatcaaaggCGAAGAAATCGCCATCATAG
- a CDS encoding probable orotate phosphoribosyltransferase: MSSQLAPYKQEFLQAAIAGEILKFGSFELKSKRISPYFFNAGLFHTARLAGAIATAFAKSISEAQQETGLDFDIIFGPAYKGIPLASSIAVKLGEIAPENLDRVSYSFDRKEAKDHGEGGNIVGAPLKGKKILIVDDVITAGTAKREAIDKIRKEGGIVVGIVVALDRMEKLPTTNGDESEPGPSAIGELRKEYGIPIFAILTLDDIIAGMKSFASEDDIKRTEEYRLKYKASD, translated from the coding sequence ATGTCTTCTCAACTCGCCCCCTACAAGCAAGAATTCTTGCAGGCCGCCATCGCTGGcgagatcctcaagtttGGCAGCTTTGAGCTCAAGTCAAAGCGCATCTCACCCTACTTTTTCAACGCCGGCCTCTTCCACACTGCTCGTCTCGCCGGCGCCATTGCTACTGCTTTCGCCAAGTCCATCTCTGAGGCTCAGCAAGAGACCGGCCTTGACTTCGATATCATCTTTGGTCCCGCTTACAAGGGTATTCCTCTTGCGTCCTCCATCGCTGTCAAACTCGGCGAGATCGCCCCTGAGAACCTCGACCGTGTCTCTTACTCTTTCGATCgcaaggaggccaaggaccACGGTGAGGGCGGTAACATTGTCGGTGCGCCTctgaagggaaagaagatcCTCATCGTTGACGATGTCATCACTGCTGGAACTGCCAAGCGTGAGGCCATCGACAAGATCCGAAAGGAGGGCGGTATCGTTGTTGGTATCGTCGTTGCCCTCGACCGCATGGAGAAGCTCCCTACTACCAATGGTGATGAGTCCGAGCCTGGCCCCAGTGCCATTGGCGAGTTGCGAAAGGAGTATGGCATTCCCATCTTCGCTATCCTGACCCTCGATGATATCATTGCTGGTATGAAGAGCTTTGCTTCAGAGGACGACATCAAGCGAACTGAGGAGTACCGTCTCAAGTACAAGGCCAGCGACTAA